A genomic window from Maridesulfovibrio sp. includes:
- a CDS encoding aminopeptidase: MNKSLEHDPKSCWEIFKDEEHQQGMDDLAARYIDFLTRCKTERETIKYVEDRLREAGFEDYLGADQCFRSFRDKTIFIARKGKNPLSQGFRLVGAHADTPRIDFKQHPLYEDLGMSMAKTHYYGGIRKYQWLARPLSLHGVVVKADGTKVDVVIGEDTDDPVLSILDLLPHLAYKQVTKNVTDAFEAEKLNILMGHSMSFSNDEDGEAGEEKNGKPSVKRKVLELLNEKYDIVEEDLFSAEMHIVPAGPARYVGLDKSVVGGYGQDDRSCVFLALEAFLNAPEPEHAQIVLFYDKEEIGSEGSTGAKSLFFEYCLEDLIEAWEPNAKMSRVMMAGKALSTDVHAAIDPDYQDVHEKLNSAYLGYGPCFCKFTGHRGKVGANDAHPEFVAWLRNILNEAGAPWQMAELGKVDLGGGGTVAKFLALYGMDVIDFGPPVLSMHSPFELTSKADLYATELAFRTFLKN; encoded by the coding sequence ATGAATAAATCGCTTGAACATGATCCGAAGAGTTGCTGGGAAATTTTTAAAGACGAAGAACACCAGCAGGGCATGGACGATCTCGCTGCCCGTTACATTGATTTTTTGACCCGCTGCAAGACTGAGCGTGAGACTATCAAATACGTTGAAGACCGTCTTCGTGAGGCCGGATTCGAAGATTATCTCGGTGCTGACCAGTGCTTCCGCTCTTTTCGCGACAAGACAATTTTTATCGCCCGCAAAGGCAAGAACCCGCTTTCCCAGGGGTTCCGTCTGGTCGGTGCTCATGCCGATACTCCGCGTATCGATTTCAAACAGCACCCGCTGTATGAAGATCTGGGCATGTCCATGGCTAAGACTCATTACTACGGCGGTATCCGCAAATATCAGTGGCTGGCGCGTCCTTTGTCTTTGCACGGCGTAGTTGTCAAAGCGGATGGAACCAAAGTCGATGTTGTGATCGGAGAGGATACAGATGATCCGGTCCTTTCCATCCTCGATCTTTTGCCGCACCTTGCATACAAGCAGGTTACCAAGAATGTTACGGATGCTTTTGAGGCTGAAAAGCTGAATATTCTCATGGGTCATTCCATGTCTTTTTCTAACGATGAAGATGGTGAGGCCGGTGAGGAGAAGAATGGCAAGCCTTCCGTGAAGCGCAAGGTTTTGGAACTGCTTAATGAAAAATATGATATCGTTGAAGAAGACCTTTTCAGTGCTGAAATGCATATTGTTCCGGCTGGTCCTGCCCGTTATGTAGGTCTGGATAAGTCTGTTGTCGGCGGTTACGGTCAGGATGACCGTTCCTGCGTTTTTCTCGCTTTGGAAGCATTCCTCAATGCACCCGAGCCTGAGCATGCGCAGATTGTTCTTTTTTACGACAAGGAAGAAATCGGTTCCGAAGGTTCCACAGGGGCTAAGTCACTCTTTTTTGAATACTGCCTCGAAGACCTCATCGAAGCATGGGAACCAAATGCCAAGATGTCTCGTGTGATGATGGCCGGTAAGGCTCTTTCCACTGACGTGCATGCGGCAATTGATCCGGACTATCAGGATGTGCACGAGAAGCTGAACTCCGCTTATCTCGGTTACGGACCCTGCTTCTGCAAATTTACCGGACACCGCGGCAAGGTCGGGGCCAACGACGCCCACCCCGAATTCGTGGCATGGCTGCGTAATATTCTTAATGAGGCCGGAGCACCGTGGCAGATGGCAGAACTCGGCAAGGTCGATCTCGGCGGCGGCGGAACCGTTGCTAAATTCCTCGCCCTTTATGGCATGGATGTTATTGATTTCGGACCCCCGGTACTGTCCATGCACAGCCCGTTCGAATTGACCAGTAAGGCTGACCTCTATGCAACAGAGTTGGCATTTCGTACTTTCTTAAAGAATTAG
- the selA gene encoding L-seryl-tRNA(Sec) selenium transferase: MSNLFKYLPSVDSVLTRLEEEGVIDGLPRTLSRDLVNGFLDVCREEIKGGIITEEKQLSPETLFPRLTCHVRAGAKPHFRRVLNGTGVVVHTNLGRSLLAESAVQAVTEACACYSNLEFDLNTGERGSRYSHVEKLICEITGAESALVVNNNASAVLITLETLAKGREAIVSRGQLVEIGGSFRIPDVMTKSGAFLREVGATNRTHLHDYENAINEETALLMKVHTSNFRVIGFTKEVSGGELAGLGRKHGLPVYEDLGSGNLTNFSGLGLMREPTVQEVVAEDVDVVSFSGDKVLGGPQAGIIVGKKKFIDMIKKNPLNRAVRIDKMTLAALEATLRLYLDPETAKREVPTVRMITENPENLKKQAQALARTLRRELGESATIAVREGVSRVGGGAFPEQDLKTFLVTIVPNIKVTVEELKENLLSTEPPLVGRIEEDSYCLDPRTLSRAEHKLCADAISQVLNIN; encoded by the coding sequence TTGTCTAATCTTTTTAAATATCTACCCTCGGTAGATTCCGTGCTTACCCGTCTTGAAGAAGAAGGTGTTATTGACGGATTGCCGCGGACCCTTTCCCGTGATCTGGTTAACGGTTTTCTTGATGTCTGCCGAGAGGAGATCAAGGGCGGTATTATTACCGAAGAAAAACAGCTTTCCCCTGAAACCCTTTTCCCGCGCCTGACCTGTCATGTGCGGGCCGGGGCAAAGCCGCATTTCCGGCGTGTGCTCAACGGGACCGGGGTGGTTGTGCATACCAATCTCGGCCGTTCTTTACTGGCGGAAAGTGCTGTGCAGGCTGTGACTGAGGCTTGCGCCTGCTATTCCAACCTTGAGTTCGATCTCAATACCGGGGAGCGTGGCAGCCGGTACAGCCATGTGGAAAAGCTGATCTGCGAGATTACCGGTGCTGAATCTGCTCTGGTGGTTAATAATAACGCATCTGCGGTGCTGATTACCCTTGAGACCCTTGCCAAAGGGCGTGAGGCGATTGTTTCACGTGGGCAGTTGGTCGAGATCGGCGGCTCATTCCGTATTCCGGATGTGATGACCAAGAGCGGGGCTTTCCTGCGCGAGGTCGGAGCCACCAATCGGACCCATCTGCATGACTATGAAAATGCCATCAATGAGGAAACCGCGCTACTCATGAAGGTGCACACCTCCAACTTCCGGGTGATCGGTTTCACCAAGGAAGTTTCCGGTGGAGAGCTTGCCGGGCTAGGCCGCAAACACGGTCTTCCGGTCTATGAAGACCTCGGTAGCGGTAACCTGACCAACTTTTCCGGTTTAGGATTGATGCGCGAACCCACAGTGCAGGAAGTTGTGGCTGAAGATGTAGACGTTGTCTCCTTTTCCGGCGACAAGGTCCTCGGTGGACCGCAGGCCGGGATCATTGTCGGTAAAAAGAAATTCATCGACATGATCAAGAAGAATCCGCTTAACCGTGCTGTGCGGATCGATAAAATGACTCTGGCCGCTCTTGAAGCGACCTTGCGTCTCTATCTTGATCCTGAAACAGCCAAGCGGGAAGTCCCTACTGTGCGTATGATCACCGAGAATCCCGAAAACCTGAAAAAGCAGGCTCAGGCACTTGCGCGTACATTGCGCCGCGAGCTTGGAGAGTCTGCAACAATAGCTGTGCGCGAGGGTGTTTCCCGTGTCGGTGGCGGGGCATTCCCGGAACAGGATTTAAAGACTTTTCTGGTAACTATAGTACCAAATATTAAAGTGACGGTTGAAGAACTTAAAGAAAATCTTCTTTCGACTGAACCTCCTTTGGTCGGGCGCATCGAAGAAGATTCATACTGCCTTGATCCGCGCACTTTGAGTCGTGCAGAACATAAACTTTGTGCAGACGCAATCTCTCAAGTTTTAAACATAAACTAA
- a CDS encoding folylpolyglutamate synthase/dihydrofolate synthase family protein — translation MKKVLKFKNFVEFSSYLDSLGLFHMDMTLGRMEEFVRNWGGRESFPAIHVVGTNGKGSTSSYLTSIACEYGLKVGTYTSPHFVTPRERITINGSMLSEEEWCALANQVMEIAPDAGLTYFELLTCMALAAFKNNGVDLAVMEAGLGGRFDATNTIDPGLTVFTPIGLDHEKVLGSTIELIAADKADAMRKNGIAITAGQALEAEEVLRKRAGELGCRLHSIDESGRVADLTPTLAGEHQKENAQLAASAWRLFCEKADVRFDEEKVRTGVAKGFIAGRLQIVNAGRTFILDGAHNTHAFDALEAGLQSSGLKPDTIIFACMKDKTLGPVRDALFRLTDGSVIACGIKDNERAYPFKDLAAVLGERAKAAEDIDEALAMLNSGDRTVLICGSLYLLAAFYTRYPEFLEK, via the coding sequence ATGAAAAAAGTTTTAAAATTTAAAAATTTTGTTGAATTTAGCAGTTATCTGGACAGTCTGGGGCTTTTTCATATGGATATGACCCTTGGCAGGATGGAAGAATTTGTCCGCAACTGGGGCGGCAGGGAAAGTTTTCCTGCAATCCATGTTGTCGGGACAAACGGGAAAGGATCGACTTCTTCATATCTGACATCAATCGCATGCGAATATGGTCTTAAAGTCGGGACATATACCTCGCCTCATTTTGTTACTCCCCGTGAGCGGATTACTATCAACGGTTCCATGCTCTCTGAAGAAGAGTGGTGCGCACTGGCAAATCAAGTGATGGAAATTGCGCCTGATGCCGGACTGACATATTTTGAGTTGCTGACCTGCATGGCGCTGGCAGCTTTTAAAAACAACGGTGTTGATCTGGCGGTCATGGAAGCAGGACTCGGCGGGCGGTTTGACGCGACCAATACTATTGATCCCGGCCTGACCGTATTCACCCCCATTGGGTTGGACCATGAGAAAGTGCTTGGTTCCACAATTGAGCTCATCGCAGCGGACAAGGCAGATGCAATGCGTAAAAACGGCATTGCCATCACAGCAGGGCAGGCTCTTGAAGCGGAAGAAGTTCTCAGAAAACGTGCAGGTGAACTGGGTTGCCGACTTCATTCTATTGATGAATCGGGCAGGGTTGCGGACCTCACCCCGACTTTGGCCGGGGAGCACCAGAAAGAAAATGCGCAGCTTGCGGCGAGCGCGTGGCGGTTGTTTTGCGAAAAGGCTGATGTCAGATTTGATGAAGAAAAGGTCCGGACCGGGGTAGCTAAAGGGTTTATCGCCGGAAGGTTGCAGATTGTTAATGCCGGGCGGACGTTCATACTTGATGGCGCGCACAACACCCATGCTTTCGATGCTCTGGAAGCCGGACTTCAAAGCTCGGGACTTAAGCCGGATACGATCATTTTTGCCTGCATGAAGGACAAGACTCTTGGTCCGGTCAGGGACGCTCTCTTTCGGTTGACAGACGGTTCAGTTATTGCCTGCGGGATTAAAGATAATGAACGGGCATATCCATTTAAGGATCTGGCTGCGGTACTTGGTGAGCGGGCAAAAGCGGCCGAAGATATTGACGAAGCACTGGCAATGCTTAATTCTGGAGATAGAACAGTTCTAATTTGCGGGTCCTTGTATTTGCTGGCAGCTTTTTATACAAGATATCCAGAATTTTTGGAAAAGTAG